The stretch of DNA CAAAGGAAAAACTGCAATAATTGGCAACTACTTTTGGTTGCACCACTGGAAGGTTGCCTTTCACTTACTTGGGACTTCCCCTAGACACAACAAAACCCACTGTCCAAGAATTCCTTCCATTGGTCAAAAAATGTGAAAGAAGGATTCTAGTCACATCAAACCTTCTGTCTCAAGCAGGAAAGCTCATAATGGTGAACTCAGTTATCTCTTCTTTCCCAACTTTCATGATGTGCTCCATGAAGATTCCAATTACTGTCATTAAACAGATTGACATGTACAGAAAACATTGCCTATGGAGAGGCTCAGATATAAACTCTAAAAAGCCACCAAAAGCTGCATGGAAGATGGTCTGTTTGCCAAAGGAGGAGGGTGGACTAGGGGTCATTGACCTTAGAGTGCACAATGAAGCTCTTCTCTTGAAAAACCTACACAAATTCTTCAACAAGGTCAATCTGCCATGGGTAAAATTAATTTGGGACAATTATTACAAAGATGGTAAATTGCCCAACAAGACAAAAAAGGCTCCTTTTGGTAGCGAGATATTTTAAAACTCCTTGATCTGTATAAGGGATTGGCAATGTCCAATGTTCACTCTGGCTCCTCAACTTACCTTTGGGATGATATGTGGAATGGATTACTCCCTAAATTGCATTTTCCTGAGCTGCATTCATATGCTAGGAACAAATGTCTCTCTGTACAAAAGGCAAGATCATTAACCCATTTTCACAGTATCTTCCACATCCCTCTCTCAGATGAAACTTTCAACCAGTTTACAGAATTTCAGAACATGCTGTTAAGTTTGCCCACATCGACTGAAAATGATGTTTTGACTTATATTTGGGGTCCTGATTTCTCTTGTTCAAAAGCATACAGACATTTAAAAGGCCACATTGAAACTCCTCCAGTATACAAATGGCTGTGGAAATCCTGTTGTCAATTAAAACACAAAACTTTCTTTTGACTCTTGCTAAAAGACAGGCTCGGCACAAGAGATTTATTAAGAAGAAGAAACATATTTCTAGAGGACTATAATTGTGCAGTTTGTAATACAGGGGTGGATGAATCACTTGAGCATCTTTTCCTACACTGCAGCTTTGCCACACAATGCTGGGCTTCACTGAATCTTAACAGTGACCTGAATCTGAATCCACTGCAAACCTTGGAGATCTTCAGAACAAACCTGCAAGTGCCTTTCTTTGTGGAAAATTATCATCTTGATGTGTTGGAGTATCTGGGTTTCTAGAAATATGCTCATCTTTGAATCAAGAGCGCCGTCAGTCCACAGTGCAATAGATTTTTTCAAAAAGAACTTTGCAATGGTTATCCATCGTGCAAAGGCAAAGAATTCACAATCCATGTCATCATGGCTAGAAAGCTTTAGCTCTGCATAATTCTGTAACCCTGTAacattcctttttttttcaatATATTCAGTAGGGGATCCCCCCCTCCTGTTCCATCAAAAAAAAAATTGTTACCGTTTAATAATTTTCAGAGCATGCTATGCAGCCATGGTACATTAATTCAGACCCAGTGCTCCTTACTTCTCTGTCCGCATCTTCAGTGAATAGTCCACCTATCAAGCATCTTGGAGAAGTGGCACATACAATGGAGTCAGCTACTCAGCCAGATTGCAGTAATTTCTTGCGCAAACAGTTGGAGGACTGCCTTTCCAGATCGTCCAATCCAGATGACAACTTTATTCCTAATAAATCCTGATGAATGATAGTTTATATGCAGGCCCGGTGCAGGGATGATGGTGCCACTGCCATTCAGCTTATTATTGGCAAGAATACAGTTGTTGTTTTGGCAGCGGATGACTTGATTCCTCCACATGCTCACTTGGCCATTGTCATGGCTAGGACCTTGACCCCCATTTGACATGTCCTCTGGCGATGCATACTCCTTGGGCTTGTGGCTGTGACCTGCAAGGGGAAATATAATTTCAGTAGCCATTTATTTTGCGGCAGCTTGTCCATTTTGCAAACATCGCGGTGCAGCTCTGGGCAAACGTTGGAATTGACATTCCCCCTTCTGCTTCAGTGTCGGGTCTCTGGGAACTCGCAAGACCTGAACACCTCCCAGCTAAATTTTTCCACACATATCTTCTACTGTGCTCATGGCAAATCTGGAAGCATCGTAACGAGGTGATCTTCAGAGGAGCAGAGCCGTCTCTCCTCAGACTACTGCTGGCATGCAAGGAAGAAGCAAGGCTTTGGCGTTGCCGATTGCCGCGCTCAGATCAAGGAATAAGCGAAGCCTGGTGCCATTCCTTTTGTTCAAATATGTAATCTCTCACTAGCTTTCGGTACACGCTCTGCTTTGTAAATCTGCTGAACCTGTGGTTTTTTTGAGCTGCAAGAGGCTCCATGAAATATATTTGGTGGGGATCCTCTCCCCCCCATTTCCCTAAAAAAAAACTGAAATGTTACTGCTACATCACTATAATGACAATTGCTCCTACATCACCGAAACAAAAACAATATTTCTAGGATATATTTTTATTTAACACCTTTACTTCTAATAATTATGTTATTATTTGACTGATTGAAAAGAAGATGGGAGTACAAACCTCTTTATCAGGGAATGAAGATCATACCGATTGGCACTCTGCAGATCGAAGACATAATTAGACATGTTAGTTGATAAATATGCGGGTATAACGATGCGAGTTAGAAAGATATGTAAGATAGCCAAAAAAAAGCTGGCAACTCCTACTTGACATATCAACTCTAACAGCTGAATCTCAACCTTAAGTTGGCCCACACCAGGGAATGTCAACTTGTTTGCCCATGACCTCAGGTACAATGGTCATCGCATGGGCTGAGATATAGCTCAACTGAAATGTGCTAAATTACCTCCTTGGCATTGAAGTGAACAGAAATGTTTATGGGAAAACTGAACTGCCAAACTAAGACAGAGCCTGTGTTAATGGCGCTGCTTGTAGAGATAGCGAAGACATCAATCAGTTGTTCTACTTCATCTGATAAATATATAAACAAAAAAACTAGAAATTCAACTGATGTGAGTGGTGTGCAACACATTTGGTTACTCTCTTACAGCACATATATCCCAGTTAGGACAGTAAACACAAAATTTCGCCGATTGGTTCAGTGTGACAGTGCAGTATATGTTATATTTTCATATTATCTGTAGTACATTCATGTGAACAGAGTGGTGGATAGACATTCTAGTGATTGTTTTCTCTAGTACTTTAGAGTTGAGGAATTACCTTTTTTGCGTCACTCAAGGAGCTTTATCATTTTTGTCACTATCACAGAAGCAACTTCGGAGTTCAGCCTGTCAGGCAGACACTGTAGATTTCCTTCGATCCCATCTTCCACCAACAATGTTGCCAACTTGCCATTGAACATTCCTTGGAAAAAAGAAAGCAGGTGTGCCAGGTCGCCGAATCAGAATTTTAGAGAGGCCCCCTATTTTGGATATGGTATTTTTCAAAAAAACCCCTGAGTATTTTTCAAAAAGCCCCTGGTTtagatcgcgattattaatctcAATCCGATATTTTGCAGCAAGACCCTTACAACGTTATAAATAAGCTCCCCATTTCTTATATCTCCTCCCTCGTCGGCTCCAATCGCTTgtccgccgcctcccaccgcGGTCGGCCCATCCCCCCGCTCCTCTCCTATGTATCCCGACGCGAAGAGTGGAGGCGCGCGTGATTCATCGCATCCGATTGCCACGGCGGCGACATTACGCCCTCCGGCGCCTCCCGTTGCTGCGCCCGCAGCACGCCGCTTCCCCATCGCCCTCCGCCGGTCACGGCACTGCTATGTTCGACATCGACGAGAGAGGAGGAGCCTGCACACGAGGCGTGGTGAGTGGCACCGGGACCGACTCTGACAGCGGCTTCGACCTCGGGCATTCCGTGCTCTTCCCCCGCCTGACGCCAAAACTCTCAGGTTTGAACAATTTAGCAGATGTCATCACCGAAGATTCGAAGATAGTACGTACCGTGAATGCAATCCTAGCTCGACGAACTCAACTGGTGGCCCAACTTCTGCAGAACGGCTTTGACAGAAAGGGCGTTGGGCTAGACAGCGACAGGCGTTGGGCAGCACAGAAAGGGCGCTACACCAAACGCCACTGACTGCCCCTTGATCTCCTCTGCAGGGAAGCAATTTTGTTTTGAGAGAGACGGCTTGCTCAAAATACAACCGGCTGTTGGTCTATATTGATCTCACTCTTCATAAACCATAAGATGGCATCATGCCACCTGCCATCTCATCATATTGGGTGAATCAGATTTCTGAAACCGAATGCGCCAAGGACCCATGCAACTAGTGTTAATAAGACTTTCTTTTTCAAGTGTAGAGCACTGCAAATCCAGGAGAATGTTGGACTGCGAAAAATCTGAAAGAGGCCCCAGCTGCTGATTGTTTCAGAGTATGCTACCAGCATCAGACGGTACATTCATTCAGATCCCGTGCTCCTTACATATCTGTGCACATTTTCAGTGAATTGTTCACCTATCAAGCATCTAGGGGAGGTGGCACACTGGGTGCCAGATTGCAGGCCTGGTGCATCCAGCTGATAATTTTATTCCTAAATCCTATAAATGATGGTGTACATGCAGGCCCGGTGCAGGGAAGATGACGCTACTGCTGTGCAGCTTATTATTGGCAAGAACACAGGCGTTTGTGTTTGGCGGTGCAACTTGATTTCTCCGCGTGCTCACTTGTCACTCCAGGGACAGCTTGGCCATTGTCAAGGCTAGGACCTTGACCCCATTCGCCATGTCCTCTGGCGATGCATACTCCTCGGGCTTGTGGCTGTAACCTGCAACAGAAAAGATGCTGCTTTCAGTAGCCATTCATTTTGcaacagcttgtccatttgcaaGCAGGTTGTGTGGTAAAACTGAAATGTTACTCCTACAACACAATATTTCTtggaatatttttatttgacaCATGTACTTCTGTATATGTATGAAAAAAGATGCTATTGTTTTGACTCATTGAAAGGTGATGGTCTGATGGAGTACAAACCTTTGTAACAGGGGATGAAGATCATACCCATTGGTGATACTCTGCAGATCGAAGGCATAATTAGACGTGTTAGTTGATAAATATGCTACTATGATGGTacaaatcagaaaaatatgtaACCTAGATATCAAAAATGGTTGTCAACTCCTCTTGACATCTCAACTCTAACAGCTGAATCTCTTAACCTTAAGTCGGTCACAACGGGGCATCTCTACCTGTTTGTCTGTGACCTCAGGTACAATGGTCATCACATTGGTTGAGATATAGCTCTACTGAAATGTGTTAAATTACCTCATTGACATTGAAATGAACAATAATGTTTATATCATCCAAAAACTGAATTGCCAAACTAAGGCACAAGCAGCTGGTTCTATTTCTTCTAgtaaacaaacaaacaagaagtTCAACTATGTGAGTGGTGAGCAACACGTTTGGTTACTCTCCTATACAGCACATATACCACAGTTAGGATCTCTAAACACGAATTCTAGGCTCAAACCGCTCGATTCCATTGGGCCATGTCGCCTCGTTTCCTCGTCCGTCGGATCTTGATCCAGCCGTCAACCAGGCACGGTCGCTAGCGTTTCTCGAACCTTCGTCCCGAGCGTGACGaaacgccatcgccgccgctgtCTCCACCTACTCCCGCTAGCGGACACCGGGCTCGAGGAGAGCTTGCGCTCCACCTGCTGAGCCTCCCCTCATCAAGAAGGCCAAGCACGAACGGGCCGCCGCAGCCTGATACTCGCCGCTGCGCCTGTCCCTCCCCTTTCCTCCCCCGCTCCAAATCTTCACTGTACACGGCGCCGTCGCTCTTTCCGCTGGGGCCGCGCTCCTCACCTGTGCCGCCTCCCCTCCGAGAGAGCAAAAGTAGATGGCGAGGCGCAGAGCGAGAAGTATCAGTATATGCAGCAGCGCTTGCGTCCTCCGCACCGGCTATTGGACGCGGATGCGGGGCGACCGAGCTTTACGGGGTAGGCGGGCACCAGGAGGTCGATGCGGAAATTGATCGCCGCCTGGCTAGCTAGCCTTCCTCTCACCGTTCTTCCCGTTACTCTGCCGCGCGTCTTGCCCTCGTCCAGCTCCTGGAACAACCTGCTCTCCTCTGTCGCAGCCATTCTAGATACTGATGACGGCATCACTGTGGCCATGAACTCCTGCCACGCTGCTCTATGGCATGTGCGTTGCGCATCTTATCACAGGGAAGAGCAGTGCCAACGGTGACTCCTCAGTGTGCAGTCGTATCTGTTGTGCCTACAATGTGCTCGACCAAATGCCACTTCCATGGCAAATTTCCTTGTGGTATGTCGCTCACATCTGGACACCCTCCCTCAGCAAACACAGATGAAACATTCATATATCTGCAATTTTTATTTGATTTTCACAGTGCTCACGGCCAACTGCCAAGCACGATGTTTTGGTATTTAGGGTGTATTCATAATTTAGAACTTAGGCCATTGCTCTCATAGTGGAAGCTATTTTGGAGTTCTATATATTTATCTCTGAAACTCAGCATCTTATCATGCCATGTACCTCTTACATAGAGCACCTCTGTTTTGTCAAACAAATTATGGTATATATCGATCTCAAAAGTTTGATTTACATAACTGCGCACATTTGAAAATTAGTTTTAACTACAGTTTCACACAATGCAAATTAtatcactttatcaaggatcAAACCATCTCGAAATATTTTAACAGTGAAATGCTTCTTTGCTAGGATTACTAGCAGGGGTAAAAAGGTCCATAGTGTAGATCTTTGCAAATAGATATAATGACATAGATTATGAACGTTGAATAACATTTTGCACCTATTATACTATATTTGCCTTTATTTACATATTTTTCATAAGCGAATGAGCAGATACACTGAAGCAGTATACTAAAGACATACAAGAAATTGAAGTGAAAAAGATTCATGCTGAGGATAACACAAGCAAACTGATAAATGCATTGTGCAAGACTAAATAGAAAATACATCGATCTGTTTGCCCTGATGTTGCCTTACTTCTGTGTGCCTTTCTACTAATCATCTTCTCCACCTTAGTGACATTTGGATGGACAGTGTGAGTGGGATTAGGATGTCATATAGATGAGATAAAATGCAGGCGAACCTATGAAAGGTGTGCTGAAGAGAGCTGATGATATTTTAACATTTTCTGAGTTGCATGGAATTGAGCAATCCAGGCATCTGTGGGTATTATAATTTCAGCTAATCCCGTCCCCTCTTGAAGCATGATCGAGCAAAAGTGAAACTAAGCTCCCTCAATGCTATTTCAATAGTGAAACTGTCATTTCCTTGCAGGAGGCAGTCTGTGCAGCACCCTGAAAATGTTCCTTTAAGCTTTTCCCCTCGTGTATATGCTGCTTCTTTCGTCATGATCGTTTTGCTCTAATTTATGAGAATTTGCCATTGCAAATTTTATGTCCCATCCTATGATGTCCGTGATGACAGAAACAAGGTACAACAAGCCCACTTACCATCCTGCTTGTGTAATGTGCATTTTCAGGTGTTGCCAGCAGGATAGTTCAAATATACCATGAAGAAGCCACTTGCATGGATACAGAAGCTGCTGAGGATAATTTGAAATATATTAACCAAGAGCTTCACACTAATATTTTTTGAGATACAATTCTGCCAGCAAGTCTTCACAGTTAATTACATTTTTTTTGTTTGTATACTGCTATACGATAAATAAAGTGATGCATGGAAATTTGTTACGTTTGACCCAAAAGGTATTTTGCGTCACTTGATTATAGTCAATGACAGCTTATGGTTACACCAGAATTTTGCACTAATCTTATGTTATTGTAGTGATTCAATGTTATTCTTTGTGCAAATAGTAAATAAAATACAAAAACTGATCATATGTCAAACAAGAAGTCTATTAAAAGACGCAATTCAGTACAAGAAAAAGAACACGAACAATTACATGCTAAAAATATGAGGTACATCATGTCGAAGAAACGTTAGTGGTCCATTTCACAACCCATGGGGTGGCTCGGCTCTGCTTTCTAGTAGTAAACACAAAATTTCGCTTATTGGTTTACTGTGACAGCGCAGTTTTACAGCTAGGAGATGCAGACCTTCCATTTTTCATATTATATGTAATACATTCATGTGAATAGAGTGATGGATAGACATTCTTGTGATTGTTTCCACTAGTATTCTAGAGTTGAGGAATTCCTTTTTGTACGAGTGTCAAAGGAGGCGCTTTATAGTTTTTGTCAGTATCACATAAGCAACTTCAGAGTTGCTTCAGAGTTTAGTCTGTCAGGCAGAAACTGTATATTTACTTCGATCCCATCTTCCATCAACAATGTTGCCATTGAACATTCCTTGAACAAAGGAAGCAGGTGCATCCAACATTGCTGCCAACTTGACATCACGCGATGCCCCAAGTATTTGTGACAAAATTTACCGCGCGTATCGAATGCAAGGCAAGGGAGACGATGGAGAGAACTTCCCACGGCAGCACCAATCGTTTGGGCCTAATCCACAGTCACTCCGCCGACTCCCTCCCTCCCCCCTTCGCCCAATCCACTCACCGGCAAGCCGCCATCGGACCCTGTCCCCAGCATCGCCCTCTCTGGCTCGCGAGAACGCCAAAAGACGAGCTGGTTGCAAGGAGGCAGCCAAGGAAAGGCGATGGAGCCGCGGCCCGCGGGAGCATCTGCATCCACGTCAGGAGAATCTCGGGGCACGGGGCGCGCCAGGCCGGAGGTAGCAGCTGGGCGCGCGAGCTTCGCGGAGGCGGGCGAGGGGCACACGGTGGCAGGCGTCGCCGGCGGCAGCGCGCGCAGCCACGTCGCCTAGCCTCGCCGAATCAACTTTTTAGAGAGAGGACCCTATTTTGGATCCGGTATTTGTATATcaggatcgcgattaataatcgcgattcAATATTTTGCACAATACCCCTAGTATTTTTCAAAGTATGCCCTggttcggatcgcgattattaatcgcgatccgaacgAGGGATACTTTGAAAATATCAggagtattttgcaaaaggacccctgatttggatcgcgatttaTAATCACGATCCGAAATTTTGCATAAAACCCCCTAATATTTTACAATAAGCCCCAGATCTCTCCTCCCTCGTCGGCTCCTATCGCctgtccgccgccgcccaacGCCGGCGCTCTCCCCGCCTCCCGCCCCAGTCGCTCATCCCCTGCTCCTCCTCTCTGTATCCCAACGCGATGAGTGGAGGCGCGCGTGCGATTTGTCGCATCCAATTGCCACAGCGCCGACCGTGCGGCCTCTGCTGCGCCCGCAGCACGGCCGCTTCCCTGGCGCCCTCCGCCAGTCGCAGGGGCTACTATGTACGAGCAGCATGCACTGCGGCTTGTTCGACATCGCCGGAAAAGGAGGCGAGGAGGAACAGCTCGAGGGATTCTTCGGGAACATGCAGCGGCTGCACACGAGGCCGTGCCGAGTGGCAGGTCCCTATCTGACGCCAACAGTTTCAGGCTTCAGCAGTTCAGCGGATGTCACAATCGAAGACTCGAAGGAAGTGCAGTGAATGCCAGAGTCAAGCTGAGCTGTGTTTGTATGTTATTCGTGTTGCCAGCACCAAGAGGGATGGTTCTGACGCTGCAATGTGGCCATGTGGGTCGCTTCTTTAGTCTTTAGCTCATCATCATGTTTTCCCAAACTTTTGAAGTTTTTCGATGAAAATTTGCCATCCATTCTGTTATGACAGGGAGAGGGGATGGACAAGGAATTTATGATATTTTGCTTGAACAACAGTCCCTAGGAAACAATTGTATGGATGTTCTCAAACAAAAAGGAACATTTGCAAAACACATGGATTTGGGCTTTCTTGAGCTAATGTAAACTGTTACTACTGAGGATATAAATTGAAATTTCAGTAGAATGAAATAGCATAAATGGGGCGAAGATAGTTCAAAGAAATATGTCAAGTAGTTATGGAACTTTTTATCTGGTATTCTGAATTTTCTGTAATTGTTCCGTTCCATTGTGTCTattagtttgttctgtataaacAGCTACTCTAATTTTATTTCCTATGCAGTCACATCTTCCAACAATTCGTGAGCAATTTCTGCTGGAAATTGAGGGATATCTCAGTTATGGAGGCCATGTCTCAGTTATGGAGGCCATGTCTCAGTTGGACAGTTGAGGGATCAATAGAATCAGAAAATGGAGCCATGAAACATTTTGAGGTAGTTtgttttctaaaaaaaaaatATTCTGCCTTTTTATTTCCTGGTCGGAAATTTCAGTATTATTTTTTCCTATTTATTTTATGCTAACATAGGGACCTAAAGCAATGAACAAGAAAAATTCAGAAATGGAGAACATCAAAGTTGAGGCTAGTAATGCACCTGGCCATGAAGAGTGAATCGTGGTAAGCTCTGCTAATCATCTTTTTATACTCCAGGTTCAACTGTTTTGCAGAAAATTCCATTGCCTCAACAACTGATTTGTCAGATAGAGCAGGTGGATCCTGGTTGATGATCTTGAATTCTGAAAGCACCACTCCACGGTTCTTTGATATCTCTGTTGCAGATCGGCGAATCTTCTCAATGACATCATTCCTTCTCTTCTCATCAATATCTCTTACATCTGTATCAAGAATACCATGACTTTGATGGTTGGAAAATCATCATATTTTCCTGAACAGTCATATTTTGTTTGAAAGGAAATAAGCTCCTACCAATTTCTAGGTGTGATTTACTTGGGATGCTATTGATTGCTCCTGGATGTAGCTGCAGAATACCTGGAGAAGAATAATTTAGTCAAATTAATACAAGGTTACGCATATCTTGACAGTTTGCTTCAAATGTTTAACCTTTTCCTTTTGAAAGAAATCCTGCTGGTATGTTGGTTAACCTTTAGAATCATAAATATCCTTTACAAATTAAAATAGAAGTCAAATCATCTAATTAAGCTTCTAGCCTACAATGGGATAAAACATTAGAAAATAACGCTTGCAGTCTCTTCATTTTATTTCAAGGCCAGAATATCCAAGTCGCATGCCTATTGCCTTGGCTAAATATGATATATTTTGTTTGACATGCGGAGAAGATATAATCCAACAAGTATGGGTGCACATAAAGTGCAGTGAGAAAGCCACAAACTTCATGCAGAAAACAATGTGCTGAGCAATACATATTTAGTCCAAATGTACTACATGATATCATGATGCCACAAGCATGAAAGAATGATAGATTTGATGTCGAAAGTTAAATATTGTTTATGAAACATACCAACAGTGCCAACAGTATCAATTGATCCTGATTCCAGGACGTGTTTCTCGACTGCTAATGCCAGCTCAGCTGCTGCCAGTCCAGCATCATTTCTGCAAAAGACCCTTTTTACATACATATATGGGGAGATCCTCCCTTACTAATGTAATCAAACGAATGCAAATGCTAACCTTGCAGGCATGAGCACTGCCCCTGCATGACCCCCGTTGCCTTCAAATTCCACCGTAATGCTTGCAGGAGCAGCAATAGCAGTAACAATGCCAATGGGGATACCTGTTGTAAGAATAGATATTAGTAAGAGCAATTTTAAACCTCAGACATACTAATTACTTGGAATCTACCTTCCTTCTCCAAGATGGGACCCTGTTCAATGTGCAATTCTATAAAAGCAGAGTAACTGTCTTTCTTTAAGAACACACTTTGCAGGTCTTCTGGATGCATCTTATATCCA from Panicum hallii strain FIL2 chromosome 3, PHallii_v3.1, whole genome shotgun sequence encodes:
- the LOC112886869 gene encoding probable ureidoglycolate hydrolase isoform X2, with product MTSETKASRVLLAFLLVGAAAAAGGHDDAVARRTMEEFAGFPASDGGEGPSTAFRVDSEGLQRQIDELASFSDSPAPSVTRILYSDKDVQARRYIKGIMNQLGLAVREDAVGNIFGRWEGSEAVLGAVGTGSHVDAIPFSGKYDGVVGVLGALEAISLLKRSGFQPKRSLDVIMFTSEEPTRFGISCLGSRLMAGIEELAQSLRKVVDNQNVSFLDAAESAGYKMHPEDLQSVFLKKDSYSAFIELHIEQGPILEKEGIPIGIVTAIAAPASITVEFEGNGGHAGAVLMPARNDAGLAAAELALAVEKHVLESGSIDTVGTVGILQLHPGAINSIPSKSHLEIDVRDIDEKRRNDVIEKIRRSATEISKNRGVVLSEFKIINQDPPALSDKSVVEAMEFSAKQLNLEYKKMISRAYHDSLFMARVSPMGMIFIPCYKGYSHKPEEYASPEDMANGVKVLALTMAKLSLE
- the LOC112886869 gene encoding probable ureidoglycolate hydrolase isoform X1, translated to MTSETKASRVLLAFLLVGAAAAAGGHDDAVARRTMEEFAGFPASDGGEGPSTAFRVDSEGLQRQIDELASFSDSPAPSVTRILYSDKDVQARRYIKGIMNQLGLAVREDAVGNIFGRWEGSEAVLGAVGTGSHVDAIPFSGKYDGVVGVLGALEAISLLKRSGFQPKRSLDVIMFTSEEPTRFGISCLGSRLMAGIEELAQSLRKVVDNQNVSFLDAAESAGYKMHPEDLQSVFLKKDSYSAFIELHIEQGPILEKEGIPIGIVTAIAAPASITVEFEGNGGHAGAVLMPARNDAGLAAAELALAVEKHVLESGSIDTVGTVGILQLHPGAINSIPSKSHLEIDVRDIDEKRRNDVIEKIRRSATEISKNRGVVLSEFKIINQDPPALSDKSVVEAMEFSAKQLNLEYKKMISRAYHDSLFMARVSPMGMIFIPCYKGLYSIRPSPFSYSHKPEEYASPEDMANGVKVLALTMAKLSLE